One Rhea pennata isolate bPtePen1 chromosome 3, bPtePen1.pri, whole genome shotgun sequence DNA segment encodes these proteins:
- the SIX3 gene encoding homeobox protein SIX3 isoform X2 — translation MVFRSPLELYPTHFFLPNFAADPHHRSLLLASGGGGGSELSMFQLPTLNFSPEQVASVCETLEETGDIERLGRFLWSLPVAPGACEAINKHESILRARAVVAFHTGNFRDLYHILENHKFTKESHGKLQAMWLEAHYQEAEKLRGRPLGPVDKYRVRKKFPLPRTIWDGEQKTHCFKERTRSLLREWYLQDPYPNPSKKRELAQATGLTPTQVGNWFKNRRQRDRAAAAKNRLQHQAIGQSGMRALAEPGCPAHSAAESPSTAASPTTSVSSLTERAETGTSILSVTSSDSECDV, via the exons ATGGTGTTCAGGTCCCCGCTAGAGCTTTATCCCACCCATTTCTTCCTGCCAAACTTCGCCGCCGACCCGCACCACCGCTCCCTCCTTCTcgccagcggcggcggcggcggcagcg AGTTGTCAATGTTTCAGCTGCCCACGCTCAACTTCTCCCCGGAGCAAGTGGCCAGCGTCTGCGAGACGCTGGAGGAGACCGGAGACATAGAGAGGCTGGGGAGGTTCCTCTGGTCGCTGCCGGTGGCACCGGGGGCATGCGAGGCCATCAACAAGCACGAATCCATCCTGCGGGCCCGGGCTGTGGTCGCCTTCCACACGGGCAACTTCCGAGACCTCTACCACATCCTGGAGAACCACAAATTCACCAAGGAGTCCCACGGCAAGTTGCAGGCCATGTGGCTCGAAGCTCACTACCAGGAGGCCGAGAAGCTAAGGGGTCGCCCGCTAGGGCCGGTTGATAAATACAGGGTGAGGAAGAAGTTTCCGCTGCCCAGGACCATTTGGGATGGAGAACAGAAGACGCACTGCTTCAAGGAGAGGACTCGCAGCCTCCTGAGGGAGTGGTACCTGCAGGACCCTTACCCCAACCCCAGCAAGAAAAGGGAACTGGCTCAGGCCACGGGGCTCACCCCCACGCAAGTGGGCAACTGGTTCAAAAACCGCAGGCAAAGAGACAGAGCAGCGGCGGCTAAGAACAG GCTCCAGCACCAGGCGATAGGACAGAGCGGCATGCGGGCCCTGGCCGAGCCCGGCTGCCCGGCGCACAGCGCGGCCGAGTCCCCGTCCACGGCGGCCAGCCCGACCACCAGCGTCTCCAGCCTGACAGAAAGAGCCGAGACGGGCACCTCCATCCTCTCGGTAACCTCCAGCGACTCGGAATGTGATGTATGA
- the SIX3 gene encoding homeobox protein SIX3 isoform X1, whose amino-acid sequence MVFRSPLELYPTHFFLPNFAADPHHRSLLLASGGGGGSGSGSGCSPGAGGGGGGGSSRAPHEELSMFQLPTLNFSPEQVASVCETLEETGDIERLGRFLWSLPVAPGACEAINKHESILRARAVVAFHTGNFRDLYHILENHKFTKESHGKLQAMWLEAHYQEAEKLRGRPLGPVDKYRVRKKFPLPRTIWDGEQKTHCFKERTRSLLREWYLQDPYPNPSKKRELAQATGLTPTQVGNWFKNRRQRDRAAAAKNRLQHQAIGQSGMRALAEPGCPAHSAAESPSTAASPTTSVSSLTERAETGTSILSDKHDFSFALFHGRISPTCMMMMIKFVSGKKYSL is encoded by the exons ATGGTGTTCAGGTCCCCGCTAGAGCTTTATCCCACCCATTTCTTCCTGCCAAACTTCGCCGCCGACCCGCACCACCGCTCCCTCCTTCTcgccagcggcggcggcggcggcagcggcagcggctcgggctgcagccccggggccggcggcggcggcggaggcggcagcTCCCGGGCACCCCACGAAGAGTTGTCAATGTTTCAGCTGCCCACGCTCAACTTCTCCCCGGAGCAAGTGGCCAGCGTCTGCGAGACGCTGGAGGAGACCGGAGACATAGAGAGGCTGGGGAGGTTCCTCTGGTCGCTGCCGGTGGCACCGGGGGCATGCGAGGCCATCAACAAGCACGAATCCATCCTGCGGGCCCGGGCTGTGGTCGCCTTCCACACGGGCAACTTCCGAGACCTCTACCACATCCTGGAGAACCACAAATTCACCAAGGAGTCCCACGGCAAGTTGCAGGCCATGTGGCTCGAAGCTCACTACCAGGAGGCCGAGAAGCTAAGGGGTCGCCCGCTAGGGCCGGTTGATAAATACAGGGTGAGGAAGAAGTTTCCGCTGCCCAGGACCATTTGGGATGGAGAACAGAAGACGCACTGCTTCAAGGAGAGGACTCGCAGCCTCCTGAGGGAGTGGTACCTGCAGGACCCTTACCCCAACCCCAGCAAGAAAAGGGAACTGGCTCAGGCCACGGGGCTCACCCCCACGCAAGTGGGCAACTGGTTCAAAAACCGCAGGCAAAGAGACAGAGCAGCGGCGGCTAAGAACAG GCTCCAGCACCAGGCGATAGGACAGAGCGGCATGCGGGCCCTGGCCGAGCCCGGCTGCCCGGCGCACAGCGCGGCCGAGTCCCCGTCCACGGCGGCCAGCCCGACCACCAGCGTCTCCAGCCTGACAGAAAGAGCCGAGACGGGCACCTCCATCCTCTCG GACAAGCACGATTTCTCCTTTGCGCTTTTCCATGGACGCATTTCACCCACTTgcatgatgatgatgattaaaTTTGtatctgggaaaaaatattctctatag